In Gimesia chilikensis, the genomic window GGCCCACTGCACGACCGCCAGTTGTTCCGCCAGTCGTTCCGTGATCATGACGGGCCTGTATAACCACGCGACCGGGCACTACGGACACGCTCACAGCTACAACCACTTCAGCACTTACACTACGGTGAAGTCGCTGCCCATCATTCTGGAAGAAGCCGGCTACCGGACCTGTTCGATCGGAAAGTACCACCTGGCTCCCGAATACGTTTATCATTTCCAGGAGTATCGTAACCAAGGCATCCAGGGAAATCGCAACTCCGCAAAGATGGCGGCGAACGCGAAAGAGTGGATCACCGAAGATGACGACCGTCCTTTCTTCCTCTACTACTGCAGCAGCGATCCCCACCGTGGCGGCGGCCCCGATGGTTACTCTAACTTCAATGACGATCCCGATCACTACCCCGGCGTGACGCCGATCACATACAAGCCCGAACAGATTGTCGTACCACCGTGGCTGCCCAATCACCAGGAAGTCAAAGAGGAACTGGCCGAGTACTACCAGGCGATTTCCCGTCTCGACCAGGGCGTGGTCTCGCTGATCAACACTCTCAAAGAGACTGGCCACTGGGAAGACACGCTGGTCATGTTCCTCAGCGATAACGGACCTCCATTCCCCGGCGCGAAGACGAACCTCTATCAGCCGGGCATGAACCTGCCACTGATCGTGCGGGATCCGACACAGAAAAAACAGGGCATCACTACCGATGCCCTCGTCACCTGGGCCGACCTCGTGCCGACGATTCTGGATTACTGTGAAGTCACTCCCAAGCCGGTCCCTCCGATCCGTCCTACCGAAAACAACGGCAAGCGGACCACGGGTCGTGGCAAACCCGTACCTTACAAATTTCATGGTCGCTCGTTTCGCAGTGCGTTGAGTAAGGAACACGCGCCCGACTACGACGAACACTACGCTTCACACACGTTCCATGAGATCACGATGTATTACCCGATGCGGGTCATCATCAGCGGCAAGTACAAGTACATCTTCAACATCGCACACGAACTTCCCTACCCGTTCGCCTCCGATTTATATCGGTCCCCCACGTGGCAGGGTGTGCTCAAGCGGGGTGACAAGATGTACGGGCAGCGGACGGTCTACGCTTACCTGAACCGCCCCCGCCACGAACTGTACGATCTGGTCGCCGATCCCTACGAAGGCAAGAACCTGGCCTTCGAGCCGGAACACCAGGAAACGCTGGAAAAACTGCAGAAAAAGCTGAAAGCCTGGCAGGAAAAGACGAAAGATCCCTGGGTATTGAAGTGGGAATACGAGTAATTCCGGGCCAAAACCGGCGTTTTTCACGGACTTCCCATCGATTTTTGTGAAAATGAACAAAGTTACTCGACGTCAGCAGACGATGTGTCTATAATGCCCTGACTCGGTAACGATATTCCGTTACTGTAGTTAGGGCTTATAACTGGACAGACGCCGTTGAAAACAGCGAAGTCAGTCTGTTCATCTGCTCTCAAATAAGCAATTTCAGTCCTTCACAGGACCCATAACGCGGGGTGGAGCAGCCCGGTAGCTCGCGAGGCTCATAACCTCGAGGTCGCAGGTTCGAATCCTGTCCCCGCCACTTTCAATGCATTAGAACCCCGGGAAACACTAGTTTTCTCGGGGTTTTTGCATTTCTCCCTTTCCACTTGCGAACGATTGCGACGCATTTCCGACGCAGACTGCGTTGCTGAATGCGTCGTTTCAGGATCAGCTTTCAGAGCATTCTCAAAATGGGTCTCGGTCGTCTGCAGATAGTGTTTCATCGCAATTCGAGGGGAATTTCCCAGCCAGCTGGTTACAGTCTGGATCGGGAAGCGTTCTACCAGTTCAGTTTCCCGGGAAGCCCCCCTCCCGGTCCTGCTCATTAACGGCATCGAAGACAAAATCTTCCCCATCGACGCCGCCCGCCAGGGCTACAAAAAACTGCAGCAGGTCTACCAGGTTTTAGGAGCTAAAGAAAACATCGACGCCGACTTCTTCCAAGGCGGTCACCGCTGGTCCAACAACAAAAGTCTCGCCTTCCTCAAACAACACTTCGGCGAATGAGAATCCCCCCTGATTCACCCAGGCGACTGAAGTTGTAGGGGAGGACCCATGTGTCCTCCCGCCTGTGGATACTTACATAGCTAACGCTGTCGACCTTATGATCACGTAGAAAACTATTAAATAAACGCTACCTGGCCACCGGTATCAGGGTTGATAATGTTCCGCGTTACCGCTGACGAACACCTAGCCGCTCACATAAAACCAGGGTGGTCGCGGATGTAATCCGTGATTGCCGCAGACAACAGGAGGTCGCAGTATCAATGTTGTCCGATGAGAAACCACCCTTCACTCTACTGTATATGTCGATCGAATAACAATCATCGATCCCAGACCGGGTGCCAGCTGACGGCTTGTCCGACAGTGCTGCTTCGAACAGGGAAAATCATCGGTGACGCTGTCCTCAATCGCAGACTCTCACCGCAACCTCCTGCTCGCTGCGCTCGGCCCGAATTACATTCGCGCCCACCCGCCGGTTTGTTACGTGGTCAAACGACTCAATCCTTCCCACCCGGTTTCCGCGGGAACTGTTTCTCCAGCAACTGCACCGCTTTTTCAAACTCCCCCTGATCCGACGGGTGATCGATGATGTTCGTGTTCTCTTCCGGATCGCTGTCGTGATCATACAGTTCTCGTGCGATCACTTTTCCCGATTTGAACTCGCGCCATTCGGTGTAACGATAGCGGGGCGTACGCACCGAAACACCCATGTTCTCGGGCTGCTTTTTGTAATACGCGGGCCGTGGGTGCTGCGTGTAAGCAGCCGGCTTCACGGTCTTTGTGGGGTCTTCCAGGACGGGCACCAGGCTCTTGCCTTCCAGCTTCTCGGTAGCAGGCAGGTGACAGAGCTCGACCAGCGTGGGATACATGTCGAGCAGTTCCACCAGGGCATCGGAAGACTCGCCCGCCGTCTTCATGTGGGGCACCGAAATCAGCAGCGGCACACGCGCATCGTTTTCAAAGTTCGAAGTCTTACACCACAGGCCGTGTTCGCCCAGGTGAAAACCATGATCGGACCAGAAAACGATAATCGTATTGTCACTCAACCCCGAACGATCCAGTTCATCCAGCATCTTACCCACCTGCGCGTCGAGAAAACTGATTCCCGCCAGGTAACCGGATCGGATCTCGATGATCTGCTCCCGCGTCAGTTCCCCTTTCGCGGCCCGCATCAGTTCGCGGCTGTCGTGTAAAGCGATCTGGGGAACGTTTTGAGGAGGCTTGGAATTGCTGGCCGGTTTCACGGGACTCTCTTTGTAGAGGTCCCAGTATTTTTTGGGAGGATTGAAAGGCAGATGCGGTTTCCAGAACCCGACCGCCAGAAAGAACGGCTGCTGTTTCTGTTCGAACCCTTTCAGTGCTTTCACCGCGAGGTCACCAATCCGTCCGTCGAAGTACGCCGAGTCGGGGACGTCGCGTCGCTCGGTCCGCGGTGCGGTTGCGAGGTTCATCGGCAGCTCCCGGTTATTATTGAGCTGCGGCTGATCGTCATCGTGACGCGCGTAATGCAAAACCGCGGGCACACTCCAGGAAGCGGGGTCGCCTTCGATTTTCTGTCGCCAGTTATGATACACCTTGCCGATGTTCTGCGTGAAATAGCCGTTCTGTTTAAACAGCTGAGGCAGGGCGACGATATTCGGATCGGCTTCGCGAAAGTGTTTCGGCAGATTCCAGATCTCCAGGCTGTCAGGTCGGCGGCCCGTCATCAGGGACGCTCGCGAAGGATTGCACAACGCCTGCTGGCAGTACGCCTGTTTGAACAACACACCTCGCGACGCCAGCCTGTCGAGGTTCGGCGTCTGCACCAGCGGATGACCGTAGCAGGCCAGGTCGCACCGCAGGTCGTCAGCGGCAATGAACAGCACGTTCGGTTTGTCGGCGGCGAACAGCGAGGGGGAGACAACAGGGCAGAGGAGCAGCAACAGCGCGAGCACCAGCAGTCGAGGGCGTCTGCCTGAAATATGCATGGAACAACTTTCTGTAAGAGATGCAGGGAGAAAAGGTTACGCGTCCTTTATTCTGCAGACTCATCAGAGGGGATGCAACACTGGATCGCCGCGACTGGCAGTTCGTCCGGATTTCTGAAAAAAGTGATTGACATTTGATTTTAACTGTATTACTGTGTTGATACAGTTTTCAGGAGTGAGACAATGCAGATTCAACTCTCAGAAGCGGACGGCACCCCTTATTACCAGCAGGTCGTAAACCAGATCAAATTCCTGGTGGCCTCGGGGC contains:
- a CDS encoding sulfatase family protein produces the protein MNRCLYAMLCLLLVCVSVTPASAAPQQKNVLVIVVDDQGFQAGCYGNKVIKTPGIDMLAESGTRFTRAHCTTASCSASRSVIMTGLYNHATGHYGHAHSYNHFSTYTTVKSLPIILEEAGYRTCSIGKYHLAPEYVYHFQEYRNQGIQGNRNSAKMAANAKEWITEDDDRPFFLYYCSSDPHRGGGPDGYSNFNDDPDHYPGVTPITYKPEQIVVPPWLPNHQEVKEELAEYYQAISRLDQGVVSLINTLKETGHWEDTLVMFLSDNGPPFPGAKTNLYQPGMNLPLIVRDPTQKKQGITTDALVTWADLVPTILDYCEVTPKPVPPIRPTENNGKRTTGRGKPVPYKFHGRSFRSALSKEHAPDYDEHYASHTFHEITMYYPMRVIISGKYKYIFNIAHELPYPFASDLYRSPTWQGVLKRGDKMYGQRTVYAYLNRPRHELYDLVADPYEGKNLAFEPEHQETLEKLQKKLKAWQEKTKDPWVLKWEYE
- a CDS encoding sulfatase, with the translated sequence MHISGRRPRLLVLALLLLLCPVVSPSLFAADKPNVLFIAADDLRCDLACYGHPLVQTPNLDRLASRGVLFKQAYCQQALCNPSRASLMTGRRPDSLEIWNLPKHFREADPNIVALPQLFKQNGYFTQNIGKVYHNWRQKIEGDPASWSVPAVLHYARHDDDQPQLNNNRELPMNLATAPRTERRDVPDSAYFDGRIGDLAVKALKGFEQKQQPFFLAVGFWKPHLPFNPPKKYWDLYKESPVKPASNSKPPQNVPQIALHDSRELMRAAKGELTREQIIEIRSGYLAGISFLDAQVGKMLDELDRSGLSDNTIIVFWSDHGFHLGEHGLWCKTSNFENDARVPLLISVPHMKTAGESSDALVELLDMYPTLVELCHLPATEKLEGKSLVPVLEDPTKTVKPAAYTQHPRPAYYKKQPENMGVSVRTPRYRYTEWREFKSGKVIARELYDHDSDPEENTNIIDHPSDQGEFEKAVQLLEKQFPRKPGGKD